The sequence TGATACGCAGCTTCTGAACGAGTGTCTTGCATCACAATTGAactgtcaaataaaaaaaaagtatcttGATTATACATTTCTAAAAGATTCTTATTCAAGGAtgcaattcaattgaataacCCCTTACCAGTATTCCAAATATGTAGCCATGAGATTGGAGGTGGGCATAGCAACATCTACGCTAGGCGGCAATGCCACGTTATTCTTTTCGCCACTAGTTGCATTATTCGGATTGGTAATATCGGCCTGATTCGCTTGATTAGCCATTTCACTGTCTTCTGGACTGGCTGTTGGAGGCTAATGTAAACGACATTTAAATTAAGATACTGGAGAATTGAAGTTTTGCAAACTAGCTTACATTTACATCTGCTAAGCTTTGCGCTATGATACCAACAAAATGTCGATTGAGATGGACGGCTTGGTACAGTGCTAATAGTCCCGCATCGTTAGCTCTGAAGAAATAAATCTGCAACTATAAACTGATAAGTTGAATACATGTTGAAATGGTGGCATACTTGACTTGTCCGATCCTAATCTCTGCTTCATCGGAAACAAACATAGATCCAACCATGGAAGTTAAAGAGGAAAGCCAGGAAGATTGTGGTTCAGCCTGCCTACTCTGAACATAGCGTTCATTGAATTCACCCAAAGAGGCCATGACAACTTGAGCGTAAGCCGTTAAGGCAAGTTCATCGTCAAGCATAGAAAGTTTGACTACATAAGGATTGGCACTTCCAGTTTTGCGATAACACGCCATGAGTGTGACTACTACAACAGCATCCTGCCCTAGCTCCAAACGTCCTATGAAATGAAAGTCATGAAAACAGGACTTATTGATgtgtttgaaatgaaattaccTTGGGTTTGGCAAAGTATGTGAACCAGAGATTCAAAAACAGAATGTTGAGTAAGAAACTCACAGAACGGATTTTGTGCAATATTATCATTGCCAGTGCAAGCTAATACCATCATTTTTAGGCATAGGGCTTTAATAGGAACTGGGCATTCACCTGAGGATAATTCAATAGTTTTAAATGAAAGTCAGCAAAATCTTAACATTATTTGGTCAAACTTGTCAAAATGTCCGAGCAATGTTCTATTAGCAATTGCATTTGCATATCAGCAGCCCCCCCACCAATCAAGAGCTCAATGATGTCACAGTTTACATCAATTGCAGTTCGAGCAAAACCAGCTTTTATTAAGGCACACAATGTctgaaaaaagatgatgaaagaTATCATCTGTAGttaacattattttaaaatgacaaaataCCTGCAATGAATGAGCCACTCGTATCTGATGGTCATGTCCTAGCATAGAGATACATTTGGAAAACAAGGTATTTAAGTTCTCTTTCAATATTAGCAACTGTTCAGTGTTGAGTTTCACCAGCTCTGCTTCAATAACACCAAccttaaatcaaaattttaatacATTTTACCAAACTAAGTTGAtaacaacaaatttcaaactcAAATACTTTAGGTTTCAGcagaaaaaattcatcccaaAAATTCGGATTTCCACTAGACTGATCTTCTCCCTATCAGagcaaaaataatatttcaaaaagtttATTAAGTAGTCAACACAAGTTTAATTTGACACGTATATTATCTAAGTACTCACGCGAAAAAAAGCTTCATAAATTtggacaattttttctttcagttgtTTTTTGGAACCTGAAGTGCTCCTTTTTCTGGTAGACATTGCTAAATATGCTGCACGATTTCAAGTGaacgttttgtttttaaatttgaactgTACATTCGGAAAGTCTCCAGACGATCCAGAACGTACCTTTGggtattttttgggggagaaGTTTGACAGCTCCCAGTTTTACTGTCTACTCTAGGGAATCGCCGCTAGCAGCCTAGTAATCAGTCTGTCACAACAAAAGCACCATTGCCAAATTTCCTAGTAGACATAAACCTTTTTGGGTTCCATCCGGAAAGGAAGTCTGGACTCTGGAACTCTTTTCGCATTATTACTTGTATTACATTTCTTCAAATACTAGATAAGATGTTCCTTGAATTTACTACAACTGAACTTTCGCAATGTAACGCTTTAACTCCACTAAAATTCTTTATAACCAATCGGCGCAAAATTATACGCATTATAGGAGCAACTttcagaattaaatttttcggtTTCTCTCTGTAGAAAATttgttaattcttttttttgggggggggagttAGTCATTCAACTCTATCTCATGTTCTTGTTAAGTGCATGCATGAATAAAATATGAGTTTCGAGGAACATattgatttaaattaaaaacaatagCTCAACTACATTGTATTTCCTGCCCTATGGTAATAGACGTATTTTCCATTGCGCTTCATGTATTTTACAAGATGATTTTTATTGTACCAACTACAATTATTATGAGATTATTATACAGCACCCTCCCCTCCTACTGAATTTAGTGCTGGAGGGTCAACATTACGGTTGAGATCACACGTGTGGAACAACGGTAACATTTCATTTGGTGATATCTCAATGTAGCTGTTTAATAGCGCCCAAATTTCTGGATTTCCATAATTCCTTGCTACCTTATGTTGATTTTAAGAGGACTTAGCTCaaaattagaaatttaaaCTTTACTTTATTTCCAACAGAAAAATTGGATACATATTTATACACTAACTCATTCATTCAGCAGTATTATCATTCATTAATCACTTGGCAATTTGGTGTGAATCCGAACACCATGCATGTCTTGTATCTCTTTTTTTAGGGCCTCAGTTACCAGTCGATGTTGTTTGACTGTGTTGAGACCTTTAAAATCTATGGTCTCTACAAAGATTTCATACATTGCACCACATCCACCTAAAATTAAGTGTAAATTtggtttaaatatttatattaaaaaatgtaatggtgGAACCTGATATATCTTGAACTTCAATATATTTTGCTGTGGGAAACTTCTGTTTCAAAATTCCAACAAGCAATGACTCTCCAACTGAAGTACTTCCTGGTTTATCTGTGGTTGAAAATCTTGTCGCATTCCAACTCTATAACAAAGTATTTTAAGTAACACATGGAAATAACAATTTTCTGTGGTACAAACCTGAGTTGATTGACGCATCAATAGGCGGTTAACGGTTAATCTCAACATATCCAACTCTAGcttaaaaatgataaaaaaagaaatgaagagcgcctcttaaaatattttggatattgggtataattttatttaaaaatttcagaaGTCAATATCAGGTTAAATAGTTACATAAGTTctgaaaaattatgtttttactTCGTCTGTCGTTCACTCGTTCTCACGTTCTGTCTGTTTATAAAACGTCTGCATGCTTACTGAAGGTTGCCAGATTCTAGTTAACTACAGGCGTTtctcattgtttgttttctacttGCTATTTTACATTTAGAGTTTTAGCGATTTCTACTAGAATTATGATTGATGTGAATTTATAAGAATAAACTCAACTTAAATTTCGGTGTtcggcgtgaattggcgtgaattgaTGTATGTGAGAGGccctaattattttttaaactcttCCAACTTCCCGCATTTTGTATTtcacttaaattttttacttttggtctatgatttttattttgtttatcgGCTATAAAGCAACGGTAATATTGGCAAGTGGCAACTGATAGAAAGTTGGAAATTCCTTAAACTCGCATAGACGAAGAATCTATACTATGTCACATGTTCCGGTATGTCATCAAGGCTAGCTATAACTTATAAAGCTCATCCGTGACTTCTACCACCTTCTACTGTGACGATGTCGCTTTGTATAAGAAATCTTAGGTACAAAAGGGGGTACCGTTACACTTGACGACGCAATAAACTTCCGATTGGCTAGGTGGTGAGGCTAAATATAAGTATTATAGCGGTGAATTTTGAACGGATACCACACACGACAAACCAGCGGCAGCAACTTCGGAACACTTTCATAAGGTTCGTTCGTTGTGTTACACGCGCACGCACAGTATAGTTGTTTACTCTATTTATTTGTGAAATTGCACTCGTCAAAAATACAGGACAGTATTTTGAAAGATGGGTTTATTTTATAACATATATTTGTGTTATCTGCTGGTTTTCGTCTCATCACTTAAGTTAACTGCTGGTCTTTCTTTGTACGAAAAAGTGCAACTACTTGAAACAAATTATGTGAGAAAtagataacaatttttttatcaggGAAATTACtcacttgatttttttgattttttcaaaaggatgAAATTAAAGGAAATTTGGAATGCAAAATTCTTAATTTGGAAACAAAGGTTTCCACGCTGGAAGAAAAGATAACTGAACTAGTCGAAAAAGTAGAACTGCAAGAATCGAAAATAACTGCCCAGGAATCGAGAATAACTGCCCAAGAATCACAAATAACTGACCAAGAATCGAAAATAACTGCCCAAGGATCGAAAATAACTGCCCAAGAATCGAAAATAACTGCCCAAGGATCGAAAATAACTGCCCATGAATCGAAAATAACTGCCCAAGGATCGAAAATAACTGCCCAGGAATCGAAAATAACTACCCATGAATCGAGAATAACTGCCCAAGAATCACAAATAACTGCCCAAGAATCACAAATAACTGCCCAAGAATCGAAAATAACTGCCCAAGGATCGAAAATAACTGCCCAAGGATCGAAAATAACTGCCCAGGAATCGAAAATAACTGCCCAAGGATCGAAAATAACTGCCCATGAATCGAAAATAACTGCCCAAGATTCGCTAATAACTGTCCTGAAAAACCAATTGGAAAACGCAACCAAATCAGTTCCCAACAGTGTTGATGTCATTGATCGCCAACAAGTGGGAAATAACCCTATCTACCGAACGTGCCATGAGATCAACGAAGCAAATCCATCGCTGGATTCTGGAATTCACTGGATCGACCCAGATGGCAAAGGTATTGGAGATGACGCCATCAGCGTGTACTGCAACATGACTTCAGGTAACTTTGAATTATTACTGAATCTATTTTACAGCAAAGTAATATATAATTCTCGGTTGCAATGCCATTGGCTACCGTAAAGGTTCGACATCAATTTTTCACGACTTGACCGATACAAAGACGGATGTTGGACACTGCGCTGAACGCGGATGCTATTCACGAAAGATCAATTACAACGTCACTAACAGACAAATCGCATCGCTGATTGGATTGTCTTTTGAATGTCATCAGTCAATAAAGGTATTTTCACGTAatcatttgtaaaaaaataaaaacgaatatctaatttatttcttgaatCAATTAGTACGATTGCATCGGCGCTCCGTTGCAGTTCAACGGTGTGGACTTTTCTTGGTGGGACGACAGAAACGGAGATGCGCAATATTTTTGGTCTGGCAGTAATACTAGTAAACACATTTGCCAGTGCGGAATTGATCGAAATTGTGTTGAATCTCACGCAATGTGCAACTGCGACTCTGTTTTCCAAAAGCCATTAAATGATAGTGGTaagtatttctttaaaaaaattcacattttAGTGGTTTCTTTTGACTACGAAATTCAAACCCCTCAGGAGTTATCACTGACAAAAGTATTCTGCCAATTACGCGCCTTCACTTCGGGAGAACTATGCTCAGCAGTTCGTCTGGCGTGTATACACTTGGCCCGTTAGAATGTTCGGGAAAAGTGGAAGTTAAGCGGTTGCCTTCTTCCTGCGAGGACCTGTGGCGCATGGGACACATTTTTAGCGGATTCCATACCGTTATGGGTGATAAAAACTTGGATATCGTTTACTGCGATTTTACGAAAAGTCCAGATCaacaaagtaaaataaattattgctaacttttgttaaatttcttattcagaattatgcaaattgttattatgttttttaatAGAATTCCAGACTTGGATCGGACATTCTGATGTAAAATCTTTCCCAACCTACTTCTTTGTTCAGAAAAACACTAGTTTCAACCGGACGAAAATTCCTATTCCTTTCGAGGTTGAACAACTCAACACCGGAGGGGCCATGGATCTACCATCTGGAAAATTTACAGCACCGAGAATGGgaacttattttttctctttcagcgGAGTAGTGAATTTTCCATCCACTCTTACGGCATCCAGGGCTGCTCTTTCCATAGGGTTGTATTCCAAGGGTAAGCGAATTGCGCTCGGCTATGTAGAAAAAGCCAACTCTGACGTTCAGTTTAGTCCTGTTACTCTTCAATCTACACTCAATTTGAAAAAGGGAGATCAAATTTGGCTACAGATAACTGCTATGTCAGCCGGTGTGCATTTGTTTGACAGTAATTACTACTATACTCATTTTACTGGTTGGCTATTAGAGGAAGAAATTTTCAGTCAATGAAAACTGAGTTCAAGAATACAATTTTATGGAGttttaacaagaaataaaatttgtttacatgaatgaaattaattattaaggTTTCTAAAATTAGTAAGCCTGGCTTTGCCCtcgacttattttcgtagaaaatagaaagcgaaaacaagagaaaatgagaaagaagGGACAAGATATGGGTCTCAACTCTCAATTGACAAACAGCCACCCACACTAGACACTAGAGACTAGaccatatatatatagaccaTCAAATCTTGGTGTGGCTGACCTCATCAAGCCCGTAGGATACCTTGATCCTGCTATATCATTCGTTTTGTCTGGGTCAGAGTTCATATCTCAGTTCGCGACCTCatatcgaaaaagaaatgggttaAAGTTATAGTAGGTCAGGGAAAGGCGAGCAATATCAGGAATATCAGGTCAGTCAAAAGATTTGTGATTTAACAGCACAATGCAATGAAAAGCAAACTAAAATTGAATATTATTTCCTCGTCGTAAATTATCGTTACAGAACTTAACGATAAGCAATAAGAAATACAATTTCTgaaattgttaaaaattttggGTAAATTTTTGTTAGGTAATTCggtatagaaataaaaatttattttcttgaactactttcattttcattcttttctaaaaaaattaaaacaacctTGTTCGAGTCTGTGAGGGAAATTATTCGTTTTACGCGCTAAACGCGCGTTTTGTCACTGCGAGCACTAATAAATTAGGTGAGGAGTGAAAGGATGATTCTTGGATGGAATTAAGTTCTCAATATTTATTGGTCTGGTATAGTATAGATTCAGGCATATCTTtataaatgtaaatttgtcttgtaatatttttgtccGATACAACAGACAAACAGTTGCTTTACAGCGAAATAGGTCAAAGAACGGATCATTTTGAAGACGGACCATTTTTAGCATTTACAAAGCCAGCTGAAGACGCAAAAGGAAAGTAAAGGCCATGAGGATATATGTGATGAAACTGGGGATTTTCCAGTCCCCTACTAGAAGAGTGCAATAAAGAATCGAGCCTTGATGGATGTGAGCCGGTGGAAGGCACCGCCCATTTCCCAAATGCAAAATATCCATGAACTATTGTCCAAGAGGGAAATTTAAACTACAACAATGGAATATTTGACATGCTTAAATAGCAATGCTGTGAATGATAAAAACAACAGTCTTCTTCGAACCTCTTATGGAGGTACACTTGGATATTTAGTTCTGTCAagagttctttctttctttctcgtcaAGTCACAGAAAACTTGGGCAAACTATGTCTGTCGTGCTGATGTTTATTGGTTCGTGGATCGGATACGGTCCGTTCTTCTGCTCACTTTTGGTAATCTTGCTAATTGGCTACTACTGGACATGGAGCAGATCCCGCTTCGTTCGGCTCATCAACGCTCTTCCAGGGCCAGACGCTCTGCCGTTTCTTGGCAATTTCATGGATTTGAATGTTGATCACGACGGTGTGTTTATAATTACGCTTGTGATGCTTAAACAGAGTTCAATTTGAATTCGTTTCgggattttgtttttagaatATCTGAAAATTGTGCACTTTGACTGGATCAAGAAGTACGGAGCCATTTATCGTTTGTGGCTCGGCCATCCGGCGGTACTCATTTCATCTCCGGAATTCATGGAAGTAAGTAGCCTTCTggtaaaattaattgtttcaaatatctgcgaaaacaataaaacatatCTCATCAGATGAATCACAAACGGAAAAATTTAAGTGTATTTCTTGTTCCGAAGTTACTCGGAGAAAGACATTTAGGCCTATTACAAGAAAATAAGTTTATATCCATACAGTCTGAATGAATAACTAATCcattaaaattattctttacaCAGCCTATACTGAACAGTcaaaagctcatttccaaAGCAGTCGAATATAGATACCTGAATCCTTGGCTTGGCAACTGCATGTTTCTAACGACAGGTGAGGACTTGACAGCTGCTATTTTAGAAATAACTAAAGGATTTGATTTCTTGTATATATGTTCAATTACACATATTTTGATCTTTACAACAGGCAGCCGATGGAGGAATCGCCGTCGTCTGCTCACGCCCGCATTCCACTTCCAAATTCTGAATAGTTTTGTAGATGTCTTTAACGAAAAGAGTGCGGATTGCGCCCGGGAATTTACGAAGGCCATTGAAGCTCACGGTGATGAAAACGAAATCGATATTTTTCCGATGATGACACAATGCGCATTGGATATCATCTGTGGTAATTATAAAGAtaactatttttttactttcaaaatTGTTCTATATTGCAGCAACAGTATTAAATCTAATAAGCtataaaattttgaatgaatcaGAAACTTCTATGGGCCGACAAACGCGAAACGAAACTGAAAAAGCCATTTACGTTAAAAATCTACATAGGTAATAAATATAGTTGATATATTCAGCCgatatcaaataaaaagatttctaTTTAATCACTGCGCGACAGAATTGGACAGATTGTTATGGAACGCGGGATCCGCCCTTGGCTGGCCTTCGATTGGATTTACAAGCTTAGTTCACTAGGTCGCGAAAATCAACGCTGCGTGAAAGCTCTGCATACCTTCACAAATCAGGCATAGTTTATAAAAGCGTACGCATAAATTAACATCTAAcatctattttattttgacacATGTACGGTAATTAAGGTTATTCGAGACCGT is a genomic window of Daphnia pulicaria isolate SC F1-1A chromosome 2, SC_F0-13Bv2, whole genome shotgun sequence containing:
- the LOC124325904 gene encoding armadillo-like helical domain-containing protein 3 codes for the protein MSTRKRSTSGSKKQLKEKIVQIYEAFFRGEDQSSGNPNFWDEFFLLKPKVGVIEAELVKLNTEQLLILKENLNTLFSKCISMLGHDHQIRVAHSLQTLCALIKAGFARTAIDVNCDIIELLIGGGAADMQMQLLIEHCSDILTSECPVPIKALCLKMMVLACTGNDNIAQNPFCEFLTQHSVFESLVHILCQTQGRLELGQDAVVVVTLMACYRKTGSANPYVVKLSMLDDELALTAYAQVVMASLGEFNERYVQSRQAEPQSSWLSSLTSMVGSMFVSDEAEIRIGQVKANDAGLLALYQAVHLNRHFVGIIAQSLADVNPPTASPEDSEMANQANQADITNPNNATSGEKNNVALPPSVDVAMPTSNLMATYLEYCSIVMQDTRSEAAYHSTKLCFLILTCVSEDEYANSLMHDPGLTFRVPLHRLPMRHRKSLTDKTPPFRPLVCGLLDLIIEFILSHLMKKFPHELYELALGVVLRVLCHQKRCRLRLSLCPWKELWAALIALLKFLHGSDSALIRKFDLFALATQAVNILNLFVTFGDTFLPSPQSYDDLYYEIIRMHHVFDNLHAMALRYSTGESEFRESAVRLSAALINVRAIGQHFKPKVEMWMESQKLSTPTQDQILEVVRSHYDSLTLKLHESLDAYERYAERPPVAAFLSSILRSVVSVIRSTTDPTSIDAHRLLLESTAPTTPTSPSAPI
- the LOC124327823 gene encoding bolA-like protein 3 — protein: MLRLTVNRLLMRQSTQSWNATRFSTTDKPGSTSVGESLLVGILKQKFPTAKYIEVQDISGGCGAMYEIFVETIDFKGLNTVKQHRLVTEALKKEIQDMHGVRIHTKLPSD
- the LOC124326095 gene encoding uncharacterized protein LOC124326095; the encoded protein is MGLFYNIYLCYLLVFVSSLKLTAGLSLYEKVQLLETNYDEIKGNLECKILNLETKVSTLEEKITELVEKVELQESKITAQESRITAQESQITDQESKITAQGSKITAQESKITAQGSKITAHESKITAQGSKITAQESKITTHESRITAQESQITAQESQITAQESKITAQGSKITAQGSKITAQESKITAQGSKITAHESKITAQDSLITVLKNQLENATKSVPNSVDVIDRQQVGNNPIYRTCHEINEANPSLDSGIHWIDPDGKGIGDDAISVYCNMTSGSTSIFHDLTDTKTDVGHCAERGCYSRKINYNVTNRQIASLIGLSFECHQSIKYDCIGAPLQFNGVDFSWWDDRNGDAQYFWSGSNTSKHICQCGIDRNCVESHAMCNCDSVFQKPLNDSGVITDKSILPITRLHFGRTMLSSSSGVYTLGPLECSGKVEVKRLPSSCEDLWRMGHIFSGFHTVMGDKNLDIVYCDFTKSPDQQKFQTWIGHSDVKSFPTYFFVQKNTSFNRTKIPIPFEVEQLNTGGAMDLPSGKFTAPRMGTYFFSFSGVVNFPSTLTASRAALSIGLYSKGKRIALGYVEKANSDVQFSPVTLQSTLNLKKGDQIWLQITAMSAGVHLFDSNYYYTHFTGWLLEEEIFSQ
- the LOC124326141 gene encoding cytochrome P450 4c3-like produces the protein MSVVLMFIGSWIGYGPFFCSLLVILLIGYYWTWSRSRFVRLINALPGPDALPFLGNFMDLNVDHDEYLKIVHFDWIKKYGAIYRLWLGHPAVLISSPEFMEPILNSQKLISKAVEYRYLNPWLGNCMFLTTGSRWRNRRRLLTPAFHFQILNSFVDVFNEKSADCAREFTKAIEAHGDENEIDIFPMMTQCALDIICETSMGRQTRNETEKAIYVKNLHRIGQIVMERGIRPWLAFDWIYKLSSLGRENQRCVKALHTFTNQVIRDRREILKRKANCHTDMPKSSLNNNNVIFQDTQEFHPKERLAFLDLLIKASETNADFSDDDIREEVDTVMFAGHDTTASAMSFFLHCIAKYPEHQQLVLQEVDAVFGDSDRDCSVQDAAELKYLECCIKETLRLYPSVPAIMRCLTEDIEIGGYKLPSGTSVALMIHGMHHSPEVFPDPETFDPKRFLPENSIGRHPYAFVPFSAGPRNCIGQKYGMLEIKVVLANLMRRFRFSVSDPSAPLIIPSSEVVLKPKHGIPLILSKRSFGE